From a region of the Malania oleifera isolate guangnan ecotype guangnan chromosome 12, ASM2987363v1, whole genome shotgun sequence genome:
- the LOC131144600 gene encoding exocyst complex component EXO84A, which translates to MSSMSRTSFSSSRGDSADFETDLTLNDRLKVFKTSHFDPEAYVTSKCQAMSEKEIRHLCSYLVDLKKASAEEMRRNVYANYSAFIRTSKEISDLEGELLSLRNLLSTQAALVHGLAEGIRLDSSSTGPEHSTAGEISATGNREPSKIEKWLGEFMDTLEVLLAERRVDEALAALDEGESVAQEAKERQTMTPAAFLSLENAITEQRQKLADQLAETACQPSTRGGELRSAVLALKQLGDGPRAHSLLLNSHYQMLQCNMQNLRPSNTLYGGAHTASLSQLLFSTIAQAASDSLALFEEEPAYTSELVTWAVKQIEAFALLVKRHSLASLAAAGGLRAVAECVQVCLGHCSLLEARGLALSPVLLKFFKPCVEQALNANLKRIEQSSAALAAADDWLLAYPPLGTRSLSTTSLGSVIASQPKLSSSAHRFNSLVQEMFEEVGPLETLQLAGMTLEGLLQVFNSYVNLLVNALPSSMVNEENMEGSRAKIVRVAQTEAQQIALLANASLLADELLPRAAMKLSPLHQTNRIDDPHRRASDRQNRIPEQREWKKRLQRSVDRLRDSFCRQHALELIFTEDGDTRLTAEMYTSMDGSTYEPEWFPSPIFQELFAKLTRMASIATDMFVGRERFATILLMRLTETIILWVSDDESFWEEFEVGPNRLGPLGLQQFYLDMEFVILFSSQGRYLSRHLHQVIKNIINRALDAVAATGIDPYSVLPEDDWFAEVAQIAIKMLSGKATFGHVDRDVVSPTASVSAKSISSVLSHGSN; encoded by the exons ATGTCATCTATGTCGAGAACATCCTTCTCCTCGAGCAGGGGAGATTCGGCGGACTTCGAGACTGATCTCACCCTAAACGACAGGCTCAAGGTTTTCAAAACTTCTCACTTTGACCCCGAGGCCTATGTCACCTCCAAGTGCCAAGCCATGAGCGAAAag GAAATAAGGCATTTATGCTCTTACCTCGTGGACTTAAAGAAGGCATCGGCGGAGGAAATGCGCAGAAACGTCTATGCCAATTATTCAGCCTTCATACG CACATCAAAGGAGATTTCAGATCTTGAAGGGGAGCTACTTTCTCTAAGGAATCTCCTCTCTACGCAGGCAGCTCTAGTTCATGGCTTAGCTGAAGGAATCCGTCTTGACTCCTCGTCTACTGGTCCTGAGCATTCAACAGCAGGGGAGATCTCTGCTACTGGAAACAGGGAACCTTCCaagatagaaaaatggttggGAGAATTTATGGATACCCTTGAAGTTTTATTGGCAGAGAGAAGGGTGGATGAAGCTTTGGCTGCTCTAGATGAAGGGGAAAGTGTAGCTCAAGAAGCTAAAGAACGGCAAACAATGACCCCAGCTGCATTCTTGTCATTGGAGAATGCTATCACAGAACAGAGACAAAAATTAGCAGATCAGCTGGCAGAGACTGCATGCCAACCTTCAACTCGAGGTGGTGAGCTTCGTTCAGCTGTTCTGGCTCTGAAACAACTCGGGGATGGTCCCCGTGCCCATTCATTGCTACTTAATTCTCATTACCAGATGTTGCAATGTAATATGCAAAATCTTCGACCATCAAACACTTTATATGGGGGAGCACATACTGCTTCCCTTTCACAGCTTCTATTTTCTACCATTGCCCAGGCAGCAAGTGATTCCTTGGCCCTTTTTGAAGAAGAGCCTGCGTATACATCTGAGCTCGTAACTTGGGCTGTGAAGCAGATTGAGGCTTTTGCCCTTCTTGTAAAGAGACATTCTCTAGCCTCGTTAGCTGCTGCAGGTGGTCTAAGGGCTGTTGCTGAGTGTGTTCAAGTATGCTTGGGTCATTGTTCTTTGCTGGAAGCTCGCGGATTGGCCCTTTCTCCTGTACTTTTGAAGTTCTTTAAGCCTTGTGTTGAACAGGCATTGAATGCCAACTTAAAAAGGATTGAACAGAGCAGTGCAGCACTAGCTGCTGCGGATGATTGGTTGCTTGCTTATCCCCCACTAGGCACACGTAGTTTGAGTACAACATCTCTCGGTAGTGTGATTGCATCCCAGCCAAAGCTTTCGAGCAGTGCTCACAGGTTCAATTCATTGGTTCAG GAAATGTTTGAGGAAGTCGGCCCCCTTGAGACCTTGCAGTTGGCTGGCATGACGCTGGAAGGTCTTTTACAAGTTTTCAACTCCTATGTCAATCTTCTGGTTAATGCACTGCCAAGTTCAATGGTGAATGAAGAGAACATGGAAGGTTCCAGGGCTAAAATTGTTAGAGTGGCACAGACTGAAGCCCAGCAGATAGCTTTGCTAGCTAATGCATCATTGCTAGCAGATGAGTTGCTTCCTCGTGCTGCTATGAAACTTTCACCCTTGCACCAGACAAATAGAATTGACGACCCCCATAGAAGAGCTTCAGATAGGCAAAACCGTATTCCAGAACAAAGAGAATGGAAGAAGCGCCTTCAGCGCTCAGTTGATAGGTTGCGAGACAGCTTCTGCCGACAGCATGCTCTTGAACTCATCTTCACAGAAGATGGTGATACTCGTCTGACTGCAGAGATGTACACAAGTATGGATGGAAGCACATACGAGCCTGAATGGTTTCCTTCTCCTATATTTCAG GAACTTTTTGCGAAATTGACTCGGATGGCGAGCATTGCAACAGACATGTTTGTGGGCAGGGAAAGGTTTGCGACCATTCTGTTGATGAGACTCACTGAAACAATCATCTTGTGGGTTTCTGATGATGAAAGCTTTTGGGAAGAGTTTGAGGTTGGGCCAAACCGATTGGGCCCACTTGGCCTTCAACAG TTTTATTTGGATATGGAATTTGTCATACTTTTCTCATCCCAAGGCCGCTACTTATCTCGTCATCTACATCAAGTTATTAAAAACATTATAAATAGAGCTCTTGATGCAGTTGCTGCAACTGGAATAGATCCTTATAG TGTATTGCCAGAGGATGACTGGTTTGCTGAGGTTGCTCAAATAGCTATTAAGATGTTGAGTGGGAAAGCTACTTTTGGGCATGTAGATCGAGACGTTGTCAGCCCCACAGCATCTGTATCAGCAAAATCTATATCATCAGTCTTATCCCATGGAAGTAACTAG